The sequence CAATTCACGAACCGTTCCCACCAGCGGCACGTCGTTGGTGGACTCACTTGCCCAGACCAACACGCGCCCAAGGGATGCCAAGAACTGCTCGGTTCCCTCGGCGGCACCGTCACGTCGCCCGAGTAATCCCATGCGGCACGAGAACCCGGCCCGACCGATCACTTCCAGCGTCGCCGCGGTCATGTCCTGGTGAACGTCGACCACCGGTGAGGCGTCCCATTTGGCCGCCAGGTCGTCGGCGACGCTCGCCATGGCGTCGTGGTAGACCCGCATCGCCGACTGCGAGAAACCGGGCGTCAAGATCCTGCGGGCCTGCGCCCACAGCGGATCCTTCGACCGTGCGGTGAACAGTCCCGCGCCTGCGAGTTCCCGTAACTGGGCGAGCGGTCCGACGAGCGCGCGGCCCCAGGAGCGTTCGTCCAGCGTCTGATTCGCCAGTTCGGCACCGCCGACGACGATCAGACGGTTCCCGAGCAACTCCCGCTGGAAGACGGGGCCGAGCTGAAGAGCCAACTCCGCCTCGTGCTGGGTCGGCCGCCGACGATCTGCTGACCGGATATCACCCAGGACGGGGATGCGACCCGGCGGATGTGGCAAAGCACTCAACGGCTTGCTCACGATGCGCTGCCTCTCGATGGTGGGACGATTGCCGCATTCCTGGGAACACGCTGCCACAGATGGTGCCAGCACACGGTGTCGACTTCCGAGCCGCCGGCACCGGTTTCGGATTCGACGGAACCGGACCGCGGACCGGTGCGTCTTAATCCTGACGATCACGATCACAGGCACGTCCAGATACCAGTCCGGCGCCGCGCTGAATCCACCCACGGTGGACCAGGTCCGGGGGAGAGAAGTGGGAGAGTGGAACGATGATCCCGCCGGGAGCAGATGACCACCCTGACAACACGGTGTCGCGCTACCCTCAGCCGCCCTACCCGGCCGATCTCCTCGCCGATCTCCATGCCGATGCCCTACCCACCGATGTCGCCGAGTACATGAGGTCGCGTCTCGCCGACGACCCCGACGCCCGTGCCATACTCGCCGCGCTCGACCGGACGACTGCTCAGCTGCGGGGGGCCACCGTGCCGCCGGTGCCCGTGCCCGCCGAGGTCGCCTCGAGGACCCGGCAAACGCTCGATGCCCTCGCGGCGGAGAGCTCCTCGTCCGACGGCGGCACCGTCGGTGAACTCGCGACACGCCGCCGGCGACGCACTCGCGCCCGCTGGTTGGCTGCCGGCGCGGTTGCCGCGGCGCTCGTGGCGGTGTTCGCAGTCATCGGCGTCCTCCGATCACCGGAGCCCGACCGTCCGGTCCAGGCGCAACCGTCCTCGTCCACTTTCCCCGGCCTCGGCCCCGGTGATCGTGTCGCGATGTTGTCCGTCCTGGGCAAGAAGGACTTTGCTCCGTTCGGATCGGAGGAGGCGTTGCGTCGCTGTACCGGCGCCAACGGCGTCCCATCCGACACCGTGGTCCTCGGCACCGGGCGGGCCACGATCCGTGGCCTCGCGAGCGTCGTGATCCTGCTGTCCACAGGGACCGCCGGACGCTTCGATGCGCTGGTCGTGGCACCCGACTGCACCACCGGCAATCCGGCCCGGATCAGCCGGACCACGATCGGCGGCTGACACCGCCCCCGGGTGGTCGGCATGGCCGACCACATGTGACCGACCACGCACGCCTCCCGCTGCCGGGAACATCTGCCCTTACCCTGATGTTGAGACAGCCGAGACACCCGGCGCGGAGTCGAGAATCCACCGCGCCGTCGAGCACGGAGGACGGATGACCCAGCCAGACAGCCAGCAGATCCACAACCTGATCATCATCGGGTCGGGCCCGGCCGGCTACACCGCCGCGATCTACGCGGCTCGTGCCGAGCTCGCGCCCGTCGTTTTCGAGGGCACGCAGTTCGGTGGCGCTCTGATGACCACCACCGAGGTCGAGAACTTCCCCGGCTTCCAGAGCGGTATCCAGGGGCCCCAGCTGATGGACGAGATGCGCGAGCAGGCGATCCGTTTCGGCGCGGACCTGCGCATGGAAGACGTGGACACCGTCCGACTCGAAGGTGAGATCAAAGAGGTCGAGGTCGGCGGCGAGGTGTTCCGCGCGCGTTCGGTCATCCTGGCCATGGGCGCGGCCGCTCGCTACCTGGGAGTCGAGAACGAGCAGACCCTGCTCGGACGCGGCGTCTCGGCCTGTGCCACCTGTGACGGCTTCTTCTTCAAGGATCAAGACATCGCCGTCATCGGTGGCGGCGACTCCGCCATGGAAGAGGCGACCTTCCTCACCAAGTTCGCGCGTAGCGTCACGCTGGTCCACCGACGTGACGAGTTCCGTGCGTCGAGGATCATGCTCGAGCGCGCCCGAGCCAACGAGAAGATCCGGTTCGTCACCAACGCCGCCGTGACTTCGGTGATCGGCGACAACTCGGTCACCGGCCTCGGGGTCACCGACACGAGGACCGGAGAGACCAGCACGATCGACGTGACGGGCATGTTCGTCGCAATCGGACACGATCCGCGCAGCGAACTCGTCCGTGGCCAGATCGATCTGGATCCCGAAGGCTACGTGCAGGTTGCCGGCCGCACCACGTACACATCGCTGCCGGGCGTCTTCGCCTGTGGTGACCTCGTCGACCACACGTACCGCCAGGCCATCACGGCAGCCGGGAGCGGCTGTTCGGCGGCGATCGACGCCGAGCGCTGGCTCGCCGAGCAGGGCGATATCGACAGCGACGCCGGACTCGAGGGCGAGTTCGTGGTCGTCGACGCGACTGCCTGATCTACCACCCGACATCTACTTCTGACGTCCATAAGGAGGACACCATGGGAGCAAACACCGTCGCCGTCACCGACGCGACCTTCAAGGACGAGGTGCTCGGCGCCGACAAGCCGGTCCTCGTCGACTTCTGGGCAACCTGGTGCGGGCCGTGCAAGATGGTGGCGCCCGTGCTCGAGGAGATCGCCCGCGATCACGGCGACAAGCTGACCATCGCGAAACTCGACGTCGACGCCAATCCCGGCGTGGCTCGCGACTTCCAGATCATGTCGATCCCGACCATGATCCTGTTCGAGGATGGCAAGCCCACCAAGACGATCGTCGGCGCAAAGGGCAAGGCTGCCCTGCTGCGCGAGCTGGACGGAGTCGTCGGCTCGCCCGCATGACCGATTGACCTGCGTTTATCCGGACGTCAGACGACGGACCGGAGCCGCAGGAGCCCGATGATGGCGCCCCTCGAGGCGCCATCATTTGGTCGTGCCCCAGGCGACCTGAAAGAATGCTCGGTGTTTGCGGCGGTGTGCGGTGAGCACCGATCTGGGGGACGCTGACACCGACACCCATCCACCGCGCTGCCTGGACGAGGAGATGCTGATGCCGTTGTTCCGACTCGGGGATCATGGCTCGGCTGTCGCCGAGATCCGGAACATCCTCGTCGGACTCAGACTGCTGACGTCGAGTCCGGCACCCGAGAGCATGTCCGGCACTTTCAGTGGCTGGACGCCTCCCGAGGCGATCTTCGATGATGCGTGCGATCGCGCCGTCCGGGCGTTCCAGCAGGAACGTGGACTGATCGTCGACGGCATCGTCGGCCCGGCAACGTATCGCGCCCTGCGTGAGGCCTCTTACCAACTCGGCACACGTGTGCTGCTCTATCGTCTGTCCGCACCGATGGTCGGCGACGACGTCGCCACCCTGCAGGCACGGCTCCAGAATCTCGGCTACTACACCGGGCTCGTCGACGGCACGTTCGGTGAGACCACCCACAACGCCGTCTGCCTGTATCAGAGCGAGTACGGCCTTTCCTCCGACGGCATCTGCGGACCGTCCACCCTGCGTTCCCTCGAGCGCCTCGGAACCCGGGTCACTGGCGGATCACCGCACGCCATCCGCGAAGAGGAACACGTCCGCCGATCCGGCCCACAGCTCTCCGGCAAGCGAATCCTCATCGACCCCGGTTCCGGTGGGCTGCACGATCTTTCATTCGGAGCGACCGCAGAACTCGAGTCGGCCGTGTTGTGGGATCTCGGCGCGCGACTGGAGGGCCGCATGGCCGCCGCCGGCATGGAGACGTTCCTGTCACACGACGGCCGAGGTCGCCCCAGCGATGATGAGCGCGCCCGCGTGGCCAATCTCGTGGATGCCGATCTGATGATCTCGCTGCGCTGTGCTCATTACCCCAACGACCGCGCACATGGTGTGGCGTCGTTCCATTTCGGCAACTCGCACGGGTCGTTCTCCACCATCGGACGCAACCTCGCCGGTTTCATTCAACGCGAGATCGCCGCCCGCACAAGTCTCACCGACTGCCGGACACACGAGCGAACCTGGGATGTGTTGCGGCTCACCAGAATGCCGGTAGCGCTGATCGACGTCGGCTACATCACGAACCAGAACGATGCCGAACTCCTGAACGATCCGAAGGCCCGTGACGTGATCGCCGAAGCGATTCTCGTGGCCGTGAAGCGCTTGTACCTG is a genomic window of Gordonia sp. SID5947 containing:
- the trxB gene encoding thioredoxin-disulfide reductase — encoded protein: MTQPDSQQIHNLIIIGSGPAGYTAAIYAARAELAPVVFEGTQFGGALMTTTEVENFPGFQSGIQGPQLMDEMREQAIRFGADLRMEDVDTVRLEGEIKEVEVGGEVFRARSVILAMGAAARYLGVENEQTLLGRGVSACATCDGFFFKDQDIAVIGGGDSAMEEATFLTKFARSVTLVHRRDEFRASRIMLERARANEKIRFVTNAAVTSVIGDNSVTGLGVTDTRTGETSTIDVTGMFVAIGHDPRSELVRGQIDLDPEGYVQVAGRTTYTSLPGVFACGDLVDHTYRQAITAAGSGCSAAIDAERWLAEQGDIDSDAGLEGEFVVVDATA
- a CDS encoding N-acetylmuramoyl-L-alanine amidase, producing MPLFRLGDHGSAVAEIRNILVGLRLLTSSPAPESMSGTFSGWTPPEAIFDDACDRAVRAFQQERGLIVDGIVGPATYRALREASYQLGTRVLLYRLSAPMVGDDVATLQARLQNLGYYTGLVDGTFGETTHNAVCLYQSEYGLSSDGICGPSTLRSLERLGTRVTGGSPHAIREEEHVRRSGPQLSGKRILIDPGSGGLHDLSFGATAELESAVLWDLGARLEGRMAAAGMETFLSHDGRGRPSDDERARVANLVDADLMISLRCAHYPNDRAHGVASFHFGNSHGSFSTIGRNLAGFIQREIAARTSLTDCRTHERTWDVLRLTRMPVALIDVGYITNQNDAELLNDPKARDVIAEAILVAVKRLYLLGENDRPTGTYTFAELLAAERLSS
- the trxA gene encoding thioredoxin, which encodes MGANTVAVTDATFKDEVLGADKPVLVDFWATWCGPCKMVAPVLEEIARDHGDKLTIAKLDVDANPGVARDFQIMSIPTMILFEDGKPTKTIVGAKGKAALLRELDGVVGSPA